One part of the Mya arenaria isolate MELC-2E11 chromosome 3, ASM2691426v1 genome encodes these proteins:
- the LOC128226561 gene encoding tubulin polyglutamylase complex subunit 2-like isoform X1, with product MEEEGKSKSLFEQMNVGVLKYMEKKTGVCRLQLEPRKPADRSAILAWEQKNTVFLPEDLKSFYLTSDGFLLTWCVKIDNGPIPVGRMYLNSMNQLLKVGGSVNSTLVNPSLADLDMDSDTEDEHSGNEKPTFDSRCKVFELDPCDGYGKVCLVYKESKTAPEFKESAEIVAKAYSSDFMNYGGTDPKIEIWFLDRALRWHYITDTFTSYYRLMVMHLGLPQWQYAFTDIGLCQQSKQWFTMYAPLRLELDSELTVGSHHGDDTSATSTIQIDIGKVFKGKSDKKKPVPAQTQSQPPGLRKKATVASAKGVNQPGLKPSGSSSQLAGKK from the exons ATGGAAGAGGAGGGAAAATCCAAATCACTTTTCGAGCAAATGAATGTTGGGGTGTTGAAATATATGG AGAAGAAAACTGGTGTGTGTAGACTCCAGCTTGAGCCGAGAAAGCCAGCAGATCGATCAGCCATTCTGGCCTGGGAACAG aaaaacacTGTGTTCCTGCCAGAAGATCTCAAAAGTTTCTACTTGACATCCGATGGTTTTCTGTTAACTTGGTGTGTGAAAATAGACA ATGGCCCAATCCCTGTTGGGCGGATGTATCTGAACAGCATGAATCAACTTCTTAAGGTTGGGGGGAGTGTGAACAGCACCCTGGTCAATCCAAGCCTCGCCGACCTTGACATGGACTCTGATACTGAAGATGAACATTCAG GGAATGAGAAGCCGACGTTTGATTCACGCTGTAAGGTATTTGAGCTGGATCCATGTGATGGGTATGGGAAAGTCTGCCTGGTGTACAAGGAGAGTAAAACAG CTCCAGAGTTTAAAGAGTCTGCAGAAATAGTGGCAAAGGCATACTCCTCAGATTTTATGAACTATG GTGGAACAGACCCAAAGATTGAGATATGGTTTTTGGACCGTGCCTTGCGGTGGCACTACATAACAGACACATTCACATCTTATTACCGTCTGATGGTCATGCACCTTGGGCTACCCCAGTGGCAGTATGCCTTCACTGACATCGGACTTTGCCAACAGTCCAAG CAATGGTTCACAATGTACGCCCCGTTGAGGCTGGAGCTGGATTCTGAACTGACAGTAGGCAGTCATCATGGGGATGATACCTCTGCAACCTCGACAATACAGATAGATATTGGCAAAGTGTTTAAAGGGAAGTCAGATAAAAA GAAGCCGGTTCCAGCACAGACCCAGTCACAGCCGCCTGGTCTGCGCAAGAAGGCTACTGTTGCTTCTGCAAA AGGTGTAAACCAGCCTGGCCTGAAGCCCAGCGGATCTTCGTCCCAGCTTGCTGGCAAGAAATAA
- the LOC128226561 gene encoding tubulin polyglutamylase complex subunit 2-like isoform X2: MEEEGKSKSLFEQMNVGVLKYMEKKTGVCRLQLEPRKPADRSAILAWEQKNTVFLPEDLKSFYLTSDGFLLTWCVKIDNGPIPVGRMYLNSMNQLLKVGGSVNSTLVNPSLADLDMDSDTEDEHSGNEKPTFDSRCKVFELDPCDGYGKVCLVYKESKTGGTDPKIEIWFLDRALRWHYITDTFTSYYRLMVMHLGLPQWQYAFTDIGLCQQSKQWFTMYAPLRLELDSELTVGSHHGDDTSATSTIQIDIGKVFKGKSDKKKPVPAQTQSQPPGLRKKATVASAKGVNQPGLKPSGSSSQLAGKK, encoded by the exons ATGGAAGAGGAGGGAAAATCCAAATCACTTTTCGAGCAAATGAATGTTGGGGTGTTGAAATATATGG AGAAGAAAACTGGTGTGTGTAGACTCCAGCTTGAGCCGAGAAAGCCAGCAGATCGATCAGCCATTCTGGCCTGGGAACAG aaaaacacTGTGTTCCTGCCAGAAGATCTCAAAAGTTTCTACTTGACATCCGATGGTTTTCTGTTAACTTGGTGTGTGAAAATAGACA ATGGCCCAATCCCTGTTGGGCGGATGTATCTGAACAGCATGAATCAACTTCTTAAGGTTGGGGGGAGTGTGAACAGCACCCTGGTCAATCCAAGCCTCGCCGACCTTGACATGGACTCTGATACTGAAGATGAACATTCAG GGAATGAGAAGCCGACGTTTGATTCACGCTGTAAGGTATTTGAGCTGGATCCATGTGATGGGTATGGGAAAGTCTGCCTGGTGTACAAGGAGAGTAAAACAG GTGGAACAGACCCAAAGATTGAGATATGGTTTTTGGACCGTGCCTTGCGGTGGCACTACATAACAGACACATTCACATCTTATTACCGTCTGATGGTCATGCACCTTGGGCTACCCCAGTGGCAGTATGCCTTCACTGACATCGGACTTTGCCAACAGTCCAAG CAATGGTTCACAATGTACGCCCCGTTGAGGCTGGAGCTGGATTCTGAACTGACAGTAGGCAGTCATCATGGGGATGATACCTCTGCAACCTCGACAATACAGATAGATATTGGCAAAGTGTTTAAAGGGAAGTCAGATAAAAA GAAGCCGGTTCCAGCACAGACCCAGTCACAGCCGCCTGGTCTGCGCAAGAAGGCTACTGTTGCTTCTGCAAA AGGTGTAAACCAGCCTGGCCTGAAGCCCAGCGGATCTTCGTCCCAGCTTGCTGGCAAGAAATAA